One window of Myripristis murdjan chromosome 8, fMyrMur1.1, whole genome shotgun sequence genomic DNA carries:
- the gng13b gene encoding guanine nucleotide-binding protein G(I)/G(S)/G(O) subunit gamma-13b — protein sequence MDEMDLPQMKKEVESLKYQLAFKREKSSKTVTDLVKWIEDGVPEDPFLNPELMKNNPWVEKGKCILL from the exons ATGGATGAGATGGACTTGCCCCAGATGAAGAAGGAGGTGGAGAGCCTCAAGTACCAGCTGGCCTTCAAGAGGGAGAAGTCCTCCAAAACAGTGACCGA tctggtAAAGTGGATAGAGGACGGCGTCCCGGAGGATCCCTTCCTGAACCCGGAGCTGATGAAGAACAACCCGTGGGTGGAGAAAGGAAAATGCATCCTCCTCTAG